The sequence TGATTCTTCCGTTCATGAAGGAGAGCCGCCGCTATCTTCGCCGCCGCGTCGTTACGGTACTCGTGCTGCGCATCGCTTTCTTTGCCGCACTGGCGTCGATTGCGCCGAAAGTGTTGCTGCTCTACCCGTTGGCGTACATGATCTTCCTGACGGTCATGCGTTTCATGGACGTGCATCAGCACACCTATGACGTGCATGAAACGCTGGATTTTTCGCGCGAAGCGCAAGTGAAACAGTATGACCGCGCCTTCGAATCGCGCAACACCTATTCGAACCTGTTTTCTGAAAAATACCCGTGGCTGAACCTGCTGGTTCTCAATTTCGCGTACCACAACGTTCACCACGATCAGCAGATCCAGCCGTGGTACCGGCTGCCGGGGCTGCATGCCAAGCTCTACGGCGACGACAGGACGCAGGTCCTGATGTTCTCCGACCTGGCGCGCAGCTACCACCGCTACCGTGTCGCGCGGGTCCTCAACGGGGACCCGGCCGACCTTGACGTCAGGCACGACGGGGGCCGCACCTTTATCGGGGTGGACGGCGTCTCGTTCCTGACGGCGCACTGAAGGAGTCAACATGACCCAGGTAAAGAAGTTCTGGCCCATTCTCACCGGCACCCACCGCTATGAAAAAACCCTTTCGACGCGGGGACATGGACAGGGAATCATCATAACTGCTCCAATTTTAAGCTATTTGATCGAAACAGCCCACGGTCGGATACTGTATGATGTCGGCTGTGACTACTCCAAGATCGCCGACGACGTGAAACGCAAAAAGTTTTACGAGCACGAGGGGTTTCCCTTCGGGCCGCCGACGATGGAGGAGGAGCAGCGTCTTCCCAACCGCCTGGCCGAACTGGGATTGCAAGCGGAGGATATCGACGTCGTCTTCTGCGGCCACCTTCACTTTGACCATGCGGGCGGGGTGTGTGAGTTCTGTGGTGCCGAGGTGCACGTACACGAGAAAGAGCTCGAAGCGGCCAACGCGCTGGCGGACGAAGCCTATTTCAAAGAGGATTTCGACTGCCCGGTCAACTGGCGCGTCTATAAGGGCGATTACGACCTCGTCCCCGGTGTGCGCGCCATCGAGACCCCCGGCCATACGGCCGGGCACATGTCGATGATGATCGAACTGCCCAAAGGGCCCCCGATCCTGCTCTGCGGCGACGCGGCCGACCTGCAGGAGAATCTCGAACAGGAGATCGTCCCGGGGCTGTGTTGGCAGGATCGTGAAGACATGGCGCTTGACAGTATCAAGAAACTCAAACACCTCGCAAAGGAGACGGGGGCCGAACTGTGGCCCAACCACGATATCAAGTTCTTCGAAAGCAAGAACCGCTTTCCGCGGTTCTTTCATTGAGAACGTGTCTTGAGCAAAGCCCAAAACACTACGCTGGCCACTAAGGCGCTAAAGCTTGCCCCTGTGGGGCAGAAACATTTTTTACTCACGCTTTGGGGTGCGCAACCTCATCTGTGCTGGACGACCTGCACAGGTATCCGAACGGGACGGCCCGAAACCTGAACCTGAGGAAGAGCTATGTTTAAAAAAGTTTTGATTGCCAATCGTGGTGAGATCGCCTGCCGCGTTATCCGTACTCTCAAACAGATGGGAATCGGCTCCGTCGCCGTCTATACGGGTGCCGATACCGACTCCCTCCACGTCAGCCTTGCCGACGAAGCCTACTACATCGGTCACGGCGTTGCCAGCGAGAGCTACCTCGACGCTGCCAAGATCCTTGACATTGCGAAGCAGAGCGGCGCCGAAGCGGTCCACCCCGGCTACGGTTTTCTGAGCGAAAACGCGGCGTTTGCCAGCGCCTGCGAAGCGGCGGGGATCGCCTTTATCGGTCCGCGCACGGAGCACATGGAGAAGTTCGGTCTCAAGCACACGGCCCGCGCCCTGGCCGAGGCGAACAACGTTCCCCTCCTGCCGGGCTCCTCGCTGCTGGCCGACCTGGACGAAGCGAAAAGTGAAGCGGTGCGCATCGGCTACCCGGTCATGCTTAAAAGTACCGCCGGCGGCGGCGGGATCGGGATGCAGCTCTGTTTTGACGAAGTGCAGCTGCTGAGTGCTTACGACTCCGTCAAGCGCCTCAGCGAAAACAACTTCTCTGATGGCGGGATGTTCCTGGAAAAATACGTTGCACATGCGCGCCACATCGAAGTACAGGTCTTCGGGGACGGCGAGGGCTTCGTCGCGACGCTGGGCGACCGCGACTGTTCCGTCCAGCGCCGCAACCAGAAGGTGATCGAGGAGACCCCGGCCCCCGGGATTTCCGACGAAACGCGTCAGGCCCTCTACAAGGCAGCGCAAGAGCTGACGGCCTCCGTATCCTACCGTTCCGCCGGGACGGTCGAGTTCGTCTACGACACCGACAGCGGCGAATTTTACTTCCTCGAGGTCAACACCCGCCTGCAGGTCGAGCACGGTATTACCGAAGAGGTCACCGGCGTTGACCTCGTCGAGTGGATGATCCGCACGGCTGCCGGCGAGAACCCGGCGCTCTATGACTACGCCCACAACCCGCAGGGCCACGCCATCCAGGTACGCGTCTACGCCGAAGACCCGATGAAGAACTTCCAGCCCAGCTCCGGCGTGCTGACGAACGTCGCCTTCGCCGATGGGATCCGCTGCGACACCTTTATCGAAACGGGGCTCGAAGTCTCCTCCTTCTACGACCCGATGATCGCCAAGCTCATCGTCAAGGGCAACGACCGCAGCGACGCGCTTGCCAAGATCGGCGCTGCCATTGGCGGCACCCGCATTGACGGCATCGAGACGAACCTCCGTTACCTCGGGGCCATCGTCGCCTCCGAGGTCTTTGTACAGGGCAAACAGACGACGAAGTACCTCGACGGCTTCAGCTTTACCCCCAGGAGCATCGACGTCCTGCGTCCGGGAACTCAGACGACGATCCAGGACTACCCTGGCCGCAGCGGCTACTGGGACATCGGTGTCCCGCCATCGGGTCCATTTGACAGCTTCAGTTTCCGCTACGCCAACCGGCTTGTCGGCAACAGCGAAGCGGCGGCGGGCCTCGAGATCGCCATCGCCGGGCCGACACTGCGCTTCAACACCGACAGCGTCGTCGCGCTCTGCGGCGCACAGATCGACGCATTTATCGACAACGAACCGGTCGCGATGAACGAGGCACTCCCGGTCAAAGCGGGCAGCGTGCTCAAACTGAAAAAAGTCCACAACGAAGGGTTCCGCACCTACCTGGCCGTGCGCGGCGGGTTCGACGTTCCCGAGTACCTCGGCAGCCGCTCGACCTTTACCCTGGGGCAGTTCGGCGGTCACGCGGGACGTACCCTCGTTCCGGGTGACGTCCTGCACATCGATACGATGACGGAGGGCGACGCGGCCGTAGCCCCGGCAGAGCCGCGCAACGGGCTGGCGAATACCTGGGAGATCGGCGTGCTCTACGGACCGCACGGCGCCCCGGACTTCTTCACGGATGACGATATCGAGACCTTCTTTGCGACGGAGTGGGAGATCCACTACAACTCCAACCGTACGGGTATCCGCCTCATCGGCCCCAAACCACAGTGGGCGCGTACAGACGGCGGCGAGGCGGGGCTGCACCCCTCCAACATCCACGACAACGCCTACGCGATCGGCGCCGTGGACTTCACCGGCGACATGCCGGTCATCCTCGGCCCCGACGGCCCGAGCCTCGGCGGTTTCGTCTGCCCGGTGACGATCGTCAGCGCCGAGCTCTGGAAGATGGGGCAGCTGCGCGCGGGTGACAAGGTGAAATTCGTCCCGGTCGAACATGACACGGCGATGGCGATGCTCAAAGCGCAGGAAGAGGCGATTGCAACCCTCTCAACCTACGACGAACGCCCCTTCCTAGACCCCAAACCGATCGGTTCGCCGATCCTCTTCGCCGATGAGGCGAAGGGCGACCTTCCGGCCATGGTCATCCGCCAGTCCGGCGACGCGAACCTTCTCGTCGAGTATGGCGAGATGCAGCTTGACATCGAGCTGCGCTTCCGCGCCCATGTACTGATGGAGGCGATGAAGGAGGAGGCCTTCGAGGGCGTCACCGACATCACTCCGGGCATCCGCTCGCTGCAGGTGCATTTCGACCCGAAGGTCTGCGACCGCGCGGCGCTCATTGAACGCCTCAAAGAGATCGAGCTGACCCTGCCGTCCATCGACGACATCGAGGTGCCGGCGCGCGTCGTACACCTGCCGCTCTCCTGGGATGATGAATCGACCCGCGTCGCCATCGACAAGTATATGAAGACGGTCCGTCCCGACGCGCCGTGGTGTCCTTCGAACATCGAGTTCATCCGCCGTATCAATGGTCTGGACTCCATCGACGAGGTCAAGAAGATCGTCTTCGGCGCCAACTACCTCGTCATGGGCCTTGGTGACGTTTACCTTGGAGCCCCTGTTGCGACGCCGCTCGACCCGCGCCACCGCCTGGTTACGACCAAGTACAACCCGGCGCGGACCTGGACCCCGGAAAACGCCGTCGGTATCGGCGGGGCCTATATGTGTGTCTACGGGATGGAAGGTCCCGGCGGCTACCAGTTCGTCGGCCGTACGGTACAGATGTGGAACCGCCACCGCCAGACTCAGGACTTCAAAGAGGGCAAGCCGTGGCTGCTGCGCTTCTTTGACCAGATCAAGTTCTACGAGGTGAGTGCCGAAGAGCTGCACAAGATGCGCGAGGATTTCCCGCGCGGCCGGATGAAGCTCGACGTCGAAGAGACGACCTTCAGCCTCAAGGCGTATAAAGATTTCCTCGCCGAAAACGAGACGAGCATCAAGACCTTCAAAACGACCCAGCAGGCCGCCTTCGACGAAGAGCGCGCGATGTGGGAACGCACGGGGCTGGCGAACTTTACCTCTGAAAGCGGCGAAGTGAAAGCAGAGACGATGGAAATCATTGAGCTCGGCGAACACGACGAAGCGGTCGAGTCCCCGGTGCAGGGGAGCCTCTGGAAGGTAATGGCGAAGCTCGGCGACACGGTCGAGGAGGGCGAAGTGCTTGCCATCGCCGAATCGATGAAGATGGAAGTTGACATCGAGGCCCCCGAAGCGGGCAAGATCGTCAAGGTGCTCTGCCACGAGGGCGAGAGCGTGCATGCGGGCAAGATGCTCTTCGTCATCGAACCGCAGGCGTAGGAGCGGCCATGAAACTGCAGCTATATAAAACCATGTGGGGATTCGAAGGGGACTTCGAGACCGCCTGCGCCGAAGCCTCTGCGGCCGGCTTTGCCGGCATCGAAGGT is a genomic window of Sulfurimonas sp. HSL1-2 containing:
- a CDS encoding fatty acid desaturase, which codes for MKKTTRLLRFEDAWLPNLAAWAYMLGAYVGGFAAIMADALWLNAAGVLLLAHGMVIAAYFIHECAHDSLFRLPINNHRFGEVLLWICGASYSDYEAIRMKHVRHHLDRADVVSFDFRTRLPHYPKLLKTIQVLEWFYIPALEIMMHALVVILPFMKESRRYLRRRVVTVLVLRIAFFAALASIAPKVLLLYPLAYMIFLTVMRFMDVHQHTYDVHETLDFSREAQVKQYDRAFESRNTYSNLFSEKYPWLNLLVLNFAYHNVHHDQQIQPWYRLPGLHAKLYGDDRTQVLMFSDLARSYHRYRVARVLNGDPADLDVRHDGGRTFIGVDGVSFLTAH
- a CDS encoding N-acyl homoserine lactonase family protein, with translation MTQVKKFWPILTGTHRYEKTLSTRGHGQGIIITAPILSYLIETAHGRILYDVGCDYSKIADDVKRKKFYEHEGFPFGPPTMEEEQRLPNRLAELGLQAEDIDVVFCGHLHFDHAGGVCEFCGAEVHVHEKELEAANALADEAYFKEDFDCPVNWRVYKGDYDLVPGVRAIETPGHTAGHMSMMIELPKGPPILLCGDAADLQENLEQEIVPGLCWQDREDMALDSIKKLKHLAKETGAELWPNHDIKFFESKNRFPRFFH
- the uca gene encoding urea carboxylase — translated: MFKKVLIANRGEIACRVIRTLKQMGIGSVAVYTGADTDSLHVSLADEAYYIGHGVASESYLDAAKILDIAKQSGAEAVHPGYGFLSENAAFASACEAAGIAFIGPRTEHMEKFGLKHTARALAEANNVPLLPGSSLLADLDEAKSEAVRIGYPVMLKSTAGGGGIGMQLCFDEVQLLSAYDSVKRLSENNFSDGGMFLEKYVAHARHIEVQVFGDGEGFVATLGDRDCSVQRRNQKVIEETPAPGISDETRQALYKAAQELTASVSYRSAGTVEFVYDTDSGEFYFLEVNTRLQVEHGITEEVTGVDLVEWMIRTAAGENPALYDYAHNPQGHAIQVRVYAEDPMKNFQPSSGVLTNVAFADGIRCDTFIETGLEVSSFYDPMIAKLIVKGNDRSDALAKIGAAIGGTRIDGIETNLRYLGAIVASEVFVQGKQTTKYLDGFSFTPRSIDVLRPGTQTTIQDYPGRSGYWDIGVPPSGPFDSFSFRYANRLVGNSEAAAGLEIAIAGPTLRFNTDSVVALCGAQIDAFIDNEPVAMNEALPVKAGSVLKLKKVHNEGFRTYLAVRGGFDVPEYLGSRSTFTLGQFGGHAGRTLVPGDVLHIDTMTEGDAAVAPAEPRNGLANTWEIGVLYGPHGAPDFFTDDDIETFFATEWEIHYNSNRTGIRLIGPKPQWARTDGGEAGLHPSNIHDNAYAIGAVDFTGDMPVILGPDGPSLGGFVCPVTIVSAELWKMGQLRAGDKVKFVPVEHDTAMAMLKAQEEAIATLSTYDERPFLDPKPIGSPILFADEAKGDLPAMVIRQSGDANLLVEYGEMQLDIELRFRAHVLMEAMKEEAFEGVTDITPGIRSLQVHFDPKVCDRAALIERLKEIELTLPSIDDIEVPARVVHLPLSWDDESTRVAIDKYMKTVRPDAPWCPSNIEFIRRINGLDSIDEVKKIVFGANYLVMGLGDVYLGAPVATPLDPRHRLVTTKYNPARTWTPENAVGIGGAYMCVYGMEGPGGYQFVGRTVQMWNRHRQTQDFKEGKPWLLRFFDQIKFYEVSAEELHKMREDFPRGRMKLDVEETTFSLKAYKDFLAENETSIKTFKTTQQAAFDEERAMWERTGLANFTSESGEVKAETMEIIELGEHDEAVESPVQGSLWKVMAKLGDTVEEGEVLAIAESMKMEVDIEAPEAGKIVKVLCHEGESVHAGKMLFVIEPQA